The DNA sequence TCTTTAAATCCATACGCATCGAAGCATTAATAACACCCTCATTAGTATATGCAAAATATTTAAGAGCATTATAATGAGTCGATATTAAAACATAAGCATCAATAATAATCAAATGTTCAAGAATTGAAATAGCAAGCGCCTGACCTTGATCAATATCTGTTCCTGAACAAAATTCATCAAATATTACAAGGCTATTTTTTGTAGCATGTTTTAAAATATAAGAAATATTACTCATGTGGCTTGAAAAAGTTGAAAGAGAATTGGGAATTGATTGTTCATCGCCAATATCAATAAAAATATTGTCAAAAATTCTAAAAGTACTAGACTCACTAACAACAATAGGGATCCCAAATTGAAACATTGCACTAAGAAGTCCAACTGTCTTTAAAGTTACTGTTTTTCCACCAGCATTAGGACCAGTAATAATGATAACACGGTTCTCATCAGGAGTAAAAGTTATGGGCTTTGCATCCTTTAACAAAGGATGCTGCGCGCCCAAAATATTTAATACATTTGAAATCTCAGGAAATACTCCTTTAGTTTTGATTCCATAAATTGCTCGTGCTTTTAAAGAATCGTAATACAAAAAATTATCATAAAGATTAGCTAAAAGAACAATGTTGTTATGAACTTTACCAGATAAACTCTGTAAAATTTTCAAAATTATTCTTTTTTTTTCTAAATTCAAATAATTTAACCTATTGCTATCACTTACAACTTCATTCGGTTCAATATAAAATGTTTCACCTGAAGAAGAAACAGAAATAACATTTCCCTTGATTTTACCTTTAAAATTAGACTTAAGAGCAATAGTATATTTATTAGATTTATAATAAACAAAATTAGAAGCCAAATATTCTGAATTAAAGCTAATTATTCTTTTTATCTGTTTTTCAACTCGCCTATTTAAATTTTTGATTTCAAATTCAATCGAATCATATTCTTTAACAACGCCACTTTTTAATTCAAGAGAATCAATATCTATATAATCTTTCAATTCACTAAGCAAACTTTTTAACTCTGGACTTAAAAATAATAAATCAGATAAAATCTGAGTATTAATATGCTTAATATCACTGTTTTTATTCAAAAATAAATTTATTTTCAAAACCTCATCTAAAAACCCTACAATATCTCTCAAATTTTCAATAGAAACTCTTGAATTTTCTTTTGACAAGAATGAAATTGTATATTTCAAACTATTTATAAAAGAATTTGGATATCCTTTAAAGCTCTCGAAAAACATTCTAATGAGATTTACAAAGGAAAACATCTTCTCTAAACTTTCTCTTGTTTTTAATATTTTTTGATTATTTAGTAAATCAACAGTGTCTGGATTAGAAACGTATTTAGACACCAAAGATAAAATTTCATAAAAATCAATATTTCTTAAATATTTATCTTGCATAATTTTTATAATTTTTAAGCTCTGACAAAATTTTTAAATAACTTTCATACCTAAACCTAGAAATTCCATTGCCCAAAGAGCCTACAACAGAACAAAAAGGCTCACTTACGTGTAAGCAAGATTTATATTTACAAAAACTAGAAAAATTTTCAAACTCCTTAAAATAATGCTTAAGATCCTCAAGGGGCAATGTTTCAACTCCAAACTCCTTTATTCCGGGAGTATCAACTATTATCCCACTCTCAGAATGAAATGATATGGAATAAACAGTGGTGTGTTTTCCTCTAGAATACCTATGTGAAATTTCATTTACTGATTGAGAAGCTCTTGAATCAATCAAATTTATTAAAGAAGATTTACCAACTCCAGACTGACCAATAAAAGAAGTTCTTGAATTTTTTAAAACCTCTTTTACTTCTTTAATACCCTCAAAAGTTTTAACAGAGGTTTTTAAAACCTTATATCCTAGATTTTCATAAATTTCAGAAAACTCTTTAGCCCTTTGACTTATTCCTTTATCAATTTTATTAATCACAATAAAAGGAGTAATATTTTGCTCTTCTGCAACAACCAAAACTCTGTCAATAAAAAAATTCTTTATCTCAGGAAAATTAGCAGAATTTACAATCAAAACATTGTCAACATTAGAAACAATTGTCTGTCTAAGATCTGCCTTTTTGTTATAACGCCAAAGGATATTTTTTCTACTCACTCGCTTATCAATATATACCTTACGAAAACTATAAACATACCCTAAAACTATATCTCCTGGAACTAAAGGACTATACTCCTTATAGCCTGTTTCTAACACCTTACCTTTAAAAATTCCTTCATAAATCAATTTACTGCCAAGCTCTAAAATAGAATATATATTATTAACTCCCCAAATAACCTCAAATTCAAGATAATTCAAAATATCATTCCTTTAAAATGGAGATTATATTTTTTGCAAAAACTTTGATAAAAACCCAAATTTTCATTTTTAGTTAAATAAAACTCATCTTCAAAATCAACACCATTTTTATAATATTTACCTTTATATTCAGAAAAATTCATTAATCTAGTAAGACTTTGCACCACTAGTTCACGATTCTCATAAACAGGAATTTTTAAAAAATCTTCTATCATTCTCTTAAGATGCAAATAATGTGTACACCCAAGAAAAACAATCTCTCTACTAGTGCTTATAACTTCTGATTTTAAAGCTTCCAAACATCTAAGAGCATCTTGTCTATACTCTTTCCCATATTCAACAAAATTAACAAGCTCTCCAGCAGCTTTTACAATCAAATCTTTATGCACATTTTCCTGATCCTTAACAAATTGGCTATCAATAGTAGTATTTGTTGCAATCAAAAGAACTTTTTTTAAAGCAAGTTCTGGAACCAAACTCACTGCCGGCAAAGTGTAAATTACAGGAAAAACAAAATTTAATTTATTGTATACACTAACAGAA is a window from the Borreliella chilensis genome containing:
- a CDS encoding DNA mismatch repair protein MutS, with product MQDKYLRNIDFYEILSLVSKYVSNPDTVDLLNNQKILKTRESLEKMFSFVNLIRMFFESFKGYPNSFINSLKYTISFLSKENSRVSIENLRDIVGFLDEVLKINLFLNKNSDIKHINTQILSDLLFLSPELKSLLSELKDYIDIDSLELKSGVVKEYDSIEFEIKNLNRRVEKQIKRIISFNSEYLASNFVYYKSNKYTIALKSNFKGKIKGNVISVSSSGETFYIEPNEVVSDSNRLNYLNLEKKRIILKILQSLSGKVHNNIVLLANLYDNFLYYDSLKARAIYGIKTKGVFPEISNVLNILGAQHPLLKDAKPITFTPDENRVIIITGPNAGGKTVTLKTVGLLSAMFQFGIPIVVSESSTFRIFDNIFIDIGDEQSIPNSLSTFSSHMSNISYILKHATKNSLVIFDEFCSGTDIDQGQALAISILEHLIIIDAYVLISTHYNALKYFAYTNEGVINASMRMDLKTMQPDYNLIFSIPGESFAFNVASKVLIDDSILARANEIYLSQKTEINKILEKLIEKEKDLLLVKENMNKKLIQIEFQEKKVENIYQNLLLKEKSIEMELLNEQNEFLRNSRKVLENLVREIKEGNISIAKNKTFIAHLEKNIDFKSSRINSLSNKRNVAVDFKVGDRVRVIDSNVKGEIVGISKKKITVNVGAFNVSVSSSKLSLEDFEEHKKGVNKNFSFSIDYNKEDLFSLTVDIRGMRSVDALDFLNKKIDNIILNGISKFEIIHGKGEGCLMREVHNLLKGLKFVKKYYFAHPSDGGAGKTIVEI
- a CDS encoding ribosome biogenesis GTPase RsgA, with translation MNYLEFEVIWGVNNIYSILELGSKLIYEGIFKGKVLETGYKEYSPLVPGDIVLGYVYSFRKVYIDKRVSRKNILWRYNKKADLRQTIVSNVDNVLIVNSANFPEIKNFFIDRVLVVAEEQNITPFIVINKIDKGISQRAKEFSEIYENLGYKVLKTSVKTFEGIKEVKEVLKNSRTSFIGQSGVGKSSLINLIDSRASQSVNEISHRYSRGKHTTVYSISFHSESGIIVDTPGIKEFGVETLPLEDLKHYFKEFENFSSFCKYKSCLHVSEPFCSVVGSLGNGISRFRYESYLKILSELKNYKNYAR
- a CDS encoding glutamate racemase translates to MKNFKEVIIVFDSGIGGLSYFKYIKRKIEGYQYVYVADNQNFPYGEKSPEYLLEAVLFLIDRLQKVYNVSALILACNTISVSVYNKLNFVFPVIYTLPAVSLVPELALKKVLLIATNTTIDSQFVKDQENVHKDLIVKAAGELVNFVEYGKEYRQDALRCLEALKSEVISTSREIVFLGCTHYLHLKRMIEDFLKIPVYENRELVVQSLTRLMNFSEYKGKYYKNGVDFEDEFYLTKNENLGFYQSFCKKYNLHFKGMIF